A single region of the Triticum dicoccoides isolate Atlit2015 ecotype Zavitan chromosome 2B, WEW_v2.0, whole genome shotgun sequence genome encodes:
- the LOC119366959 gene encoding MDIS1-interacting receptor like kinase 2-like: protein MENSPLLRFISLTVPLATFLQAMAVPSLQEQAGALLAWKGTLESYPAQLQSWGMGNNTTWPCSWYGIECSKHQASHQEVITKISLRGLRLRGELDALNFTALATLTSIQLSHNRLTGRIPPGIVSLTELRFLLLRRNQIRGPLSPALASLKKLRCLMLQQNELSGEIPTQIGELENLVSLNLSDNHLYGPIPSELGYLKKLARLDFLNNDLTGPIPRNLGNLTKLTILYIGGNYLSGYLPRELGYLVNLRELSLNVNELVGSIPDTLGSLINLTGLYLWDNGLFGHIPPELGYLVNLEELDLSSNKLIGSIPNTFGSLVKLTGLRLRDNQLSGFVPRELGYLVKLEDLYINNNIIMGSIPDTFGNLTKLTTLQLNDNQLFGHVPQEIGNLTNLEKLEFSNNYLSGPLPHNLCISGRLKNLTAENNYLNGPLPSSLLSCRSLVRVRLEMNQLEGDISEMGCHPNLVYIDMRSNKLFGQLSYKWGECCKLDMLSISNNNITGKIPASMGQMFQLKKLDLSSNKLEGEIPSELGKLKKLFHLSLADNSLHGSIPQEIWSLSSLEFLDFSSNYLSGLVEGSIENCLMLRSFNLRHNNFKGSIPTVLGVLQYLQDKLDLSDNSFVGAIPSQLSGLTMLETLNLSNNALTGLIPSSFKRMESLTLIDLSYNELEGPVPESKLFRGAPIQWFMHNKMICGVVKGLPLCSSAPQNGGKMKGYKTIALIMVTTTICLVLVVSILVFRHGRKKSKSIVSSRVTQENIFSIWSFDGANVFKQIVEATNNFSETHCIGTGGYGSVYKARVSTCEIFAVKKIHTTQDDCCVNEAMFNSEIEALVRIRHRNIVKLFGYCSSRKERFLIYEYMERGDLAEILRSNARAIELDWRRRIHIVLDVIHALAYMHHDCSSPIVHRDITSNNILLDLEFRACISDFGTAKILDIDGQNITRLAGTKGYLAPELAYTENVTEKCDLYSFGVLVLELFAGCHPGDLLSSFSLRSKNNDVYLKDLLDLRLVLPDAATTREIYSMLSVAVQCLEPSPSRRPTAWHARDELSTIKACANHIDFIHARLTIPTQ, encoded by the exons ATGGAGAACTCCCCTCTCCTACGCTTCATCTCACTCACTGTCCCACTAGCCACGTTTCTCCAGGCAATGGCAGTGCCGTCCCTCCAAGAACAAGCAGGAGCTCTTCTTGCCTGGAAAGGCACACTAGAAAGCTACCCTGCCCAGCTTCAATCTTGGGGAATGGGAAACAACACTACATGGCCCTGCAGCTGGTATGGCATCGAGTGCAGCAAGCATCAAGCAAGCCACCAAGAGGTGATCACCAAGATCTCTCTACGTGGGCTGCGGCTGAGAGGGGAGCTCGACGCCCTCAACTTCACGGCGTTGGCGACCCTGACGAGCATCCAACTCTCGCACAACAGGCTCACCGGGAGAATCCCTCCAGGCATTGTGTCACTCACAGAGCTCCGGTTCCTGCTTCTTCGACGCAATCAGATAAGGGGCCCTTTATCACCTGCTTTAGCATCCTTGAAAAAACTACGGTGCTTAATGCTCCAGCAGAATGAACTCTCTGGTGAAATACCAACGCAAATAGGAGAACTAGAGAATCTTGTTTCGCTTAACTTATCTGACAATCACTTGTATGGTCCCATCCCTAGTGAACTAGGCTACCTAAAGAAGCTTGCCAGGTTAGATTTTCTCAACAACGACCTCACAGGCCCCATTCCAAGAAATTTAGGGAATCTCACTAAACTCACCATCTTGTATATTGGTGGAAATTATTTATCTggatatcttcctcgagaactaggtTACCTGGTGAATTTACGAGAGCTGTCCCTTAATGTAAATGAACTCGTGGGTTCCATCCCTGATACCCTCGGGAGTCTAATTAACCTCACTGGCTTGTATCTCTGGGATAACGGACTTTTTGGGCATATTCCCCCAGAACTAGGTTACCTGGTGAATTTAGAAGAGTTAGATCTTAGCAGCAACAAACTCATTGGTTCCATACCTAATACCTTTGGGAGTTTGGTGAAACTCACTGGCTTGCGTCTAAGGGATAACCAACTTTCTGGATTTGTTCCTCGAGAACTAGGTTACCTGGTGAAACTAGAAGATTTGTATATTAACAATAACATAATCATGGGATCCATCCCGGATACTTTTGGAAATTTGACTAAGCTCACTACCTTGCAACTCAATGACAATCAATTGTTTGGGCATGTTCCTCAAGAAATCGGCAACTTAACGAATCTTGAGAAACTCGAGTTCTCCAATAACTACCTCTCTGGTCCTCTGCCACACAATTTGTGCATCAGTGGTCGGCTCAAGAATTTAACTGCAGAAAATAACTACCTGAATGGACCTTTGCCATCAAGCTTGTTAAGCTGTCGAAGCCTAGTCAGAGTTCGTCTTGAAATGAATCAACTAGAAGGAGATATTTCTGAGATGGGATGTCATCCAAATCTAGTGTACATAGATATGAGATCAAATAAACTATTTGGTCAATTATCTTATAAATGGGGGGAGTGTTGTAAACTTGACATGCTAAGTATCTCAAACAACAACATCACGGGTAAAATACCCGCAAGTATGGGGCAAATGTTTCAACTAAAGAAACTTGATCTTTCATCAAACAAGCTTGAAGGAGAGATTCCAAGTGAACTGGGAAAACTTAAAAAGTTATTCCACCTGAGCCTCGCAGATAATTCACTCCATGGAAGCATACCACAAGAAATTTGGTCCCTGTCTAGTCTGGAGTTTTTGGATTTTTCGTCAAATTACCTAAGTGGTTTGGTAGAAGGATCAATTGAGAATTGTTTGATGCTTCGCTCATTTAATTTGAGACACAATAACTTCAAAGGAAGCATTCCTACTGTTCTGGGGGTATTGCAATACTTACAAGACAAATTGGATTTAAGTGATAATTCATTTGTTGGGGCAATACCAAGCCAACTTAGTGGCCTGACCATGCTAGAAACTTTGAATCTTTCAAACAATGCACTTACTGGTTTGATCCCATCATCATTTAAGAGAATGGAAAGCTTGACATTGATTGATTTATCTTATAATGAATTAGAAGGGCCAGTACCAGAGAGTAAGCTCTTCCGAGGAGCTCCAATCCAATGGTTCATGCATAATAAGATGATATGTGGTGTTGTGAAAGGATTGCCCCTTTGTAGTAGTGCACCTCAGAATGGAGGGAAAATGAAAGGATACAAAACAATTGCACTAATCATGGTTACTACTACGATATGTCTTGTTCTTGTTGTATCTATATTGGTGTTCCGACATGGGAGGAAAAAATCAAAGTCAATTGTCAGTTCTAGAGTTACACAAGAAAACATATTCTCTATTTGGAGTTTTGATGGGGCAAATGTGTTCAAGCAAATTGTGGAAGCAACCAACAATTTTAGTGAGACACATTGCATAGGAACCGGGGGATATGGATCTGTCTACAAAGCTAGAGTTTCAACATGTGAAATATTTGCGGTGAAGAAGATACATACGACACAAGATGACTGTTGTGTGAACGAGGCAATGTTCAATTCTGAAATAGAGGCATTGGTGCGGATTCGACATCGAAACATCGTCAAACTATTTGGGTATTGTTCCTCTAGAAAAGAAAGGTTCCTTATCTATGAATATATGGAGAGAGGAGACCTAGCAGAAATATTGAGATCCAATGCAAGAGCAATCGAGTTAGACTGGAGAAGGCGGATACATATTGTACTGGACGTGATTCATGCTTTGGCATACATGCATCATGATTGTTCATCACCAATAGTCCATAGAGATATAACGAGTAACAACATTTTGCTTGATCTGGAATTTCGAGCTTGCATTTCGGACTTCGGTACTGCTAAAATTCTCGATATTGATGGCCAAAATATCACAAGGCTTGCGGGGACAAAAGGCTATCTTGCACCAG AGCTAGCATATACAGAGAATGTGACGGAGAAATGTGATCTATATAGCTTCGGAGTGCTTGTTTTGGAGTTATTTGCGGGATGCCATCCAGGCGATTTGCTCTCATCCTTCTCGTTGAGaagcaaaaataatgatgtttaCCTAAAGGATCTGCTGGACTTGAGGCTCGTGCTACCAGATGCCGCAACCACTAGAGAAATATACTCCATGCTTAGTGTTGCAGTTCAATGCCTTGAGCCGAGTCCATCACGCAGACCAACGGCATGGCATGCCCGTGATGAGTTATCAACGATTAAAGCATGTGCAAATCATATTGATTTTATACATGCTAGGCTTACCATTCCTACACAGTAG